A genomic segment from Nocardiopsis sp. Huas11 encodes:
- a CDS encoding helix-turn-helix domain-containing protein → MADTASGCDWTDPTCPVARTIDLVGDRWSLLIVRDAMDGPASFTEFHRRLGIARNILSDRLRRLVDHGILSTAPSGKRHVYELTEAGRDLFTTVVALRQWGERHAFADGEPRSRLVDAEGRSVAELRPRSQDGDPLTTGTTRVERVV, encoded by the coding sequence ATGGCGGACACCGCATCCGGATGCGACTGGACCGATCCCACCTGCCCTGTCGCGCGCACGATCGATCTCGTCGGCGACCGGTGGAGCCTGCTGATCGTGCGCGACGCCATGGACGGCCCGGCCTCCTTCACCGAGTTCCACCGGCGGCTCGGGATCGCCCGCAACATCCTCAGCGACCGGCTCCGCAGGCTGGTCGACCACGGCATCCTGAGCACGGCCCCCAGCGGCAAGCGGCACGTCTATGAGCTGACGGAGGCGGGGAGGGACCTGTTCACGACCGTCGTGGCCCTGCGGCAGTGGGGGGAGCGCCACGCCTTCGCCGACGGCGAGCCCCGCTCACGGCTCGTCGACGCCGAGGGACGGTCGGTCGCCGAACTCCGCCCGCGGAGCCAGGACGGCGACCCTCTGACCACCGGGACGACCCGCGTGGAGAGGGTCGTCTGA